One segment of Macaca fascicularis isolate 582-1 chromosome 4, T2T-MFA8v1.1 DNA contains the following:
- the SMIM8 gene encoding small integral membrane protein 8 isoform X2 translates to MKMSSAPEPPAFKKEPPKEKDFQSPGLRRVRTTTLFRAVNPELFIKPNKPVMAFGLVTLSLCVAYIGYLHATQENKKDLYEAIDSEGHSYMRRKTSKWD, encoded by the exons ATGAAGATGTCTTCAGCACCTGAGCCTCCAGCATTCAAAAAGGAACCACCCAAAGAGAAAGACTTTCAAAGCCCGGGGCTCAGACGGGTGCGCACAACAACCTTATTTCGTGCTGTGAATCCAGAGCTCTTCATTAAACCT aacAAACCTGTAATGGCTTTCGGATTGGTAACTCTTTCACTTTGCGTGGCATATATTGGTTATCTGCATGCAAcacaagagaataaaaaggacCTCTATGAAGCTATTGATAGTGAGGGGCACAGTTACATGAGGCGGAAAACATCCAAATGGGATTAG